One genomic window of Pirellulales bacterium includes the following:
- a CDS encoding phosphate ABC transporter substrate-binding protein: protein MKFRFWLAIILSICAAIWSRSAGCAEENSMLVSAGVTQAAQANETAQPSETTSTGQVGKTTNTVSAETPTGAAQVRKTTDAVQIDPRLPVYQQQSTEVSGYIKAIGSDSMINLMLLWSDGFRNFYPDVKAEIEGKGSSTAPPALINGMANFGPMSRDWKASEIDDFENKFGYKPTTLVTSIDMLAVYVNKDCPLESLSLEQLDAIFSSTRKGGYEKEILRWGDLGLKGDWTGKPISLYGRNSASGTYQYFKDHALFGGDFKPSVAEQPGSSAVVNSISNDRYGIGYSGIGYKTPNVKALALDSGNGLVPALPENAYNGKYPMTRPLWLSINYNSANALDPLRHEFILYLFSRQGQRDVIKDGNLPITAAMAKKQLAKVGLE, encoded by the coding sequence ATGAAATTCCGCTTCTGGCTGGCGATCATTCTATCGATCTGCGCAGCGATTTGGTCGAGAAGCGCGGGCTGTGCAGAAGAAAACTCGATGCTGGTTTCCGCAGGCGTCACGCAAGCCGCTCAGGCAAACGAAACAGCTCAGCCAAGCGAAACAACTTCCACCGGGCAAGTCGGAAAAACAACGAACACCGTGTCAGCCGAAACGCCAACGGGCGCGGCGCAAGTCAGAAAAACAACGGACGCGGTGCAAATTGATCCGCGCCTGCCCGTTTACCAGCAGCAATCGACTGAAGTTTCCGGCTACATTAAAGCCATTGGCTCTGACTCGATGATCAACCTCATGTTGCTGTGGTCGGACGGCTTCAGGAACTTTTATCCCGACGTGAAAGCGGAGATCGAAGGCAAAGGCTCGTCTACTGCCCCGCCAGCGTTGATTAATGGCATGGCCAACTTCGGACCCATGAGTCGAGATTGGAAAGCTTCGGAGATCGATGATTTCGAAAATAAATTTGGCTACAAGCCAACGACGCTGGTTACCAGCATCGACATGTTGGCCGTGTATGTGAACAAAGATTGTCCCCTGGAAAGTTTATCGCTGGAGCAACTGGACGCCATTTTTTCGTCGACCCGCAAAGGAGGCTACGAAAAAGAGATATTGCGTTGGGGCGATTTGGGATTGAAAGGCGATTGGACTGGAAAACCCATCAGCCTGTATGGCCGCAACTCCGCCAGCGGCACCTACCAGTACTTTAAGGATCACGCTCTATTCGGCGGCGATTTCAAACCCAGTGTGGCGGAGCAGCCTGGCAGTTCCGCGGTAGTCAATAGCATTTCCAACGATCGTTATGGCATCGGCTACAGCGGGATTGGTTACAAAACGCCGAATGTGAAAGCGCTCGCGCTGGACAGTGGCAACGGTTTAGTGCCTGCCCTGCCGGAAAACGCATACAACGGCAAGTATCCCATGACGCGTCCTTTGTGGCTGAGTATCAACTACAATTCAGCCAACGCGCTGGATCCACTGCGGCATGAATTCATTCTGTATTTATTTAGCCGCCAAGGGCAGCGCGATGTGATTAAAGATGGCAACCTGCCGATTACTGCTGCAATGGCCAAGAAGCAGTTGGCGAAAGTCGGCTTGGAATGA
- a CDS encoding class I SAM-dependent methyltransferase produces the protein MKKNDILCTSWFDYPQWFEIGFENETKKEADFFEKAFDRWCKFPVRKLLEPACGSGRIVVEMARRGYDVTGFDLSQPSLDLLRQKLKRRKLKAHVLKADMTNFRFPKRFDAACCTFNSFRILTTETAARSHLQSVGAALRPGGLFFLGLHLAPPDAEPLGMERWVGQRGRTHVTSTLRVIASDEKRRVERLRINLLVRQYGRNGNGQDHPHTNGKSNGGKKNRTINGTPATITRLRDEFDYRLYTAAQIRRLFKSVRQLELVEVFDFWYDMSEPQKLDNELCDALFVLRRR, from the coding sequence ATGAAAAAAAACGATATCCTGTGTACTTCCTGGTTCGATTATCCGCAGTGGTTTGAAATCGGCTTCGAGAATGAAACCAAAAAGGAAGCCGATTTTTTCGAGAAAGCCTTCGATCGCTGGTGCAAATTTCCAGTGCGAAAATTGCTGGAGCCGGCTTGCGGCAGCGGCCGAATTGTCGTCGAAATGGCCCGCCGTGGATACGACGTGACCGGGTTCGACTTAAGCCAACCCTCGCTGGATTTGCTGCGCCAAAAGCTGAAACGTCGCAAGCTCAAAGCCCACGTGCTCAAAGCCGACATGACGAATTTTCGCTTTCCCAAGCGATTCGATGCCGCCTGCTGCACGTTCAACAGCTTTCGGATTTTGACCACGGAAACCGCCGCGCGCAGCCATTTGCAAAGCGTGGGGGCAGCCCTGCGGCCGGGCGGATTGTTCTTTCTTGGCCTGCATTTGGCCCCGCCCGATGCCGAACCGCTGGGCATGGAACGCTGGGTCGGACAACGTGGACGCACACATGTCACCTCTACCCTGAGAGTCATTGCCTCGGACGAAAAGCGCCGGGTGGAGCGGCTACGCATTAACTTGCTGGTTCGCCAATATGGCCGCAACGGAAATGGCCAGGACCACCCGCACACCAACGGAAAATCAAACGGCGGGAAAAAGAATCGCACTATAAACGGCACGCCGGCCACCATAACACGGCTGCGCGATGAGTTCGATTACCGGTTATACACCGCCGCGCAAATTCGGCGGTTATTTAAGAGCGTGCGCCAGTTGGAACTGGTCGAAGTCTTCGACTTCTGGTACGACATGAGCGAACCGCAAAAGCTCGATAACGAGCTGTGCGACGCGCTGTTTGTCCTGCGGCGACGGTAG
- a CDS encoding MFS transporter, with product MFQKPATRQWLNRTVWGIVVATFFSDVSHEMATAVLPDFIKSVGLGPLALGLIEGLADFLVSISKLGGGLLGHYVRHKKPWTALGYLITTVCTTAIGFTKTLTAMITLRTVAWAGRGYRSPLRDFLLADAVEQTHYGRAYGLERAGDMLGATVGPLLAAAMVWWHVDPSIIIKWGLVPGILAAASIYFVAKERDETSAQTEKKLAEQADIADSKRIQWQKFPRLYLLILVGVLLFGIGDFSRTFLVWLAAMAMNTGAAARGSTTTASAALTGATILHFAALPMLLYAMHNAVSAVVAYPVGHLGDRRAKLPLLVGGYTLGVATNALLAMENGSMAWLSLVFVLSGTYIAVEETLEKAVVADLLPREMRSLGLGILACANAVGDMVSSLYVGFLLRQGRPQWAFGIAAAAGAAGVAWLLCLLPRTERALRSSP from the coding sequence ATGTTCCAAAAACCTGCAACCCGCCAGTGGCTGAATCGCACGGTGTGGGGCATTGTCGTGGCCACGTTTTTTTCCGACGTGAGCCACGAAATGGCCACCGCCGTGCTGCCGGACTTCATCAAATCGGTGGGCCTCGGTCCGCTGGCGTTGGGACTGATCGAGGGACTGGCTGATTTTCTCGTGAGCATTTCTAAGCTGGGCGGAGGCCTGCTGGGGCATTATGTGCGCCACAAGAAGCCATGGACGGCGTTGGGGTACCTAATTACCACGGTGTGCACCACCGCCATTGGATTTACCAAAACACTCACGGCCATGATTACGCTGCGCACGGTGGCTTGGGCGGGCCGTGGCTATCGCTCTCCGCTGCGAGATTTTTTGCTGGCGGATGCCGTGGAACAAACGCATTATGGCCGAGCGTATGGTTTGGAGCGCGCCGGCGACATGCTGGGCGCCACGGTGGGGCCGCTGTTAGCCGCGGCCATGGTTTGGTGGCACGTTGATCCGTCGATCATTATCAAATGGGGCCTGGTGCCAGGCATTTTGGCGGCAGCATCGATTTATTTTGTGGCCAAGGAGCGGGATGAAACCAGCGCGCAGACCGAAAAAAAATTGGCAGAGCAGGCGGACATCGCCGACAGCAAAAGAATTCAGTGGCAAAAATTTCCAAGATTATATTTGTTGATTCTAGTGGGAGTGCTGTTGTTTGGCATCGGCGATTTTTCGCGCACCTTTCTAGTGTGGCTGGCGGCAATGGCAATGAACACTGGCGCCGCGGCGCGAGGCTCGACAACAACAGCAAGTGCCGCTTTAACTGGCGCGACGATCCTGCATTTCGCGGCGCTGCCGATGTTGCTGTATGCCATGCACAATGCCGTCAGTGCCGTGGTCGCTTATCCGGTCGGGCATTTGGGCGATCGTCGGGCCAAACTGCCGCTGCTGGTTGGAGGTTACACATTAGGCGTGGCGACGAATGCACTGTTGGCCATGGAAAACGGCTCGATGGCCTGGTTGTCATTGGTTTTCGTCCTTTCCGGCACATACATCGCTGTTGAGGAAACGTTGGAAAAGGCGGTCGTGGCCGATTTGCTGCCGCGCGAAATGCGCAGCCTGGGATTGGGCATTCTGGCTTGCGCCAACGCAGTCGGCGATATGGTTTCCAGCTTGTACGTGGGCTTTTTGTTGCGCCAGGGGCGGCCGCAATGGGCGTTTGGAATTGCAGCGGCTGCGGGCGCCGCAGGAGTTGCCTGGTTGTTGTGCTTATTGCCGCGGACCGAAAGAGCGCTGCGCAGCAGCCCATAG
- a CDS encoding Gfo/Idh/MocA family oxidoreductase produces MDQICPASTSRREFLKSTGLLAAGTALTAAAVPQVHAGEDNTIRLALVGCGGRGTGAVGDALSVRHVPIKLVAMADVFHDRLNESYKTLKEKHTDQIDVPDDHKFIGFDAYQKAMDCLRPGDIAIFATPPAFRWVHFTYAIEKNLNVFQEKPLAVDGPAARKMFALGEQSRQKGLKVAVGLMCRHCRARRELYDRIANDEIGDLLLLRAYRMSGPTGSCFSGPKPEKISELMWQIQRFHSFLWASGGSFSDFLIHNIDECCWMKDAWPVQAKGYGGRHFRGDNVDQNFDSYTVEYTFPDGAKFMLEGRNIAGCYDEFASYIHGTKGSGVISTSAHTPAKCRLYKSQHINTKDDLVWAYPQPEKNPYQLEWQDLIDAIRHDYPYNEVQRGVEASLVTAMGRMACHTGKLITYDDMLHCDHEFAPNVDKLTLDSASPLVADKDGKYPVPMPGLNKREYA; encoded by the coding sequence ATGGATCAAATTTGTCCCGCCTCCACCTCTCGTCGTGAGTTTTTGAAAAGCACTGGCTTGCTCGCCGCCGGCACGGCCTTGACCGCCGCGGCGGTTCCACAGGTTCATGCCGGCGAGGATAACACCATTCGCTTGGCGCTGGTGGGTTGCGGCGGGCGCGGCACCGGCGCCGTGGGCGATGCACTTTCCGTGCGGCACGTGCCCATCAAGCTAGTGGCCATGGCCGACGTGTTTCATGACCGGCTGAATGAAAGTTACAAAACGCTGAAGGAAAAGCATACCGACCAAATCGACGTGCCGGACGATCACAAATTTATTGGTTTCGATGCATATCAAAAGGCAATGGATTGCTTGCGGCCCGGCGACATTGCCATTTTCGCCACGCCGCCGGCATTTCGGTGGGTCCATTTTACCTACGCCATTGAGAAGAACCTGAACGTGTTTCAAGAAAAACCGTTGGCGGTGGATGGTCCGGCGGCGCGAAAAATGTTTGCACTGGGCGAACAATCGCGGCAAAAGGGTTTGAAAGTGGCCGTCGGCTTGATGTGTCGCCACTGCCGGGCCCGTCGCGAACTGTACGATCGCATTGCCAACGACGAAATTGGCGATCTGCTGTTGTTGCGGGCCTATCGGATGTCGGGGCCGACAGGGTCGTGCTTTTCCGGTCCCAAACCGGAAAAAATAAGCGAGCTGATGTGGCAGATCCAGCGCTTCCACAGCTTCCTGTGGGCCAGCGGAGGTTCGTTCAGCGATTTTTTAATTCACAACATCGATGAATGCTGCTGGATGAAAGACGCCTGGCCAGTGCAGGCCAAGGGTTACGGTGGCCGGCACTTCCGGGGCGATAACGTGGATCAGAATTTTGACAGCTACACCGTGGAATACACGTTCCCCGACGGAGCCAAGTTCATGCTGGAAGGGCGCAACATCGCTGGCTGCTACGATGAATTTGCCAGCTATATTCATGGCACGAAGGGGAGCGGAGTGATTTCCACTTCGGCCCACACGCCGGCCAAATGCCGGCTTTATAAAAGCCAGCACATCAACACCAAGGACGACTTGGTGTGGGCGTACCCACAACCGGAAAAAAATCCGTACCAACTGGAATGGCAAGATTTAATCGATGCCATTCGGCACGATTATCCGTACAATGAAGTGCAGCGCGGGGTGGAAGCCAGCTTGGTAACCGCGATGGGTCGGATGGCGTGCCATACCGGAAAGTTGATTACGTACGACGACATGCTGCACTGCGATCATGAATTTGCGCCGAATGTCGATAAGCTCACGCTCGATTCCGCATCGCCTCTGGTGGCCGACAAAGATGGAAAATATCCGGTGCCGATGCCTGGCCTGAACAAGCGTGAATATGCTTAA
- the pstA gene encoding phosphate ABC transporter permease PstA, with translation MSFKAITLQPAAHNLTSQMSDKVQENAIPTHVAGKIQRVAVTGSTPTAGLNETMAGGRQQQARTSKHRVWSAHTTLLAHGAPFVWLTGGALATALAMIIGLLVLIAYQGLQTFWPLPLVQFEVSDNISLGSDILLGEISRCESFKPEPSFLDDLQQRAPVLFARAQAEMNAHSGLLRRQLIWTGRTSAVDFAGSRAVWVNEFSIQSKSYPEQATVVERFDGGRSYGTLTDLLVDGKSIASGADEVWRKYNALHGDVVGRGRQITALDRYDRGAIDRLERATRLALIGAQLNLQDQRRDHPNDSAAIEHSSASVAAKQAAYDNVESQAASDKAIIAQKIKVLQAENNRYVIRIVTADDQALELPLAAIVRAYPANRLSLFGKLGIYASRWWEFLSADPRESNTEGGVFPAIWGTVAMTLIMSMLVVPFGVLAALYLREYAKAGAIVNAIRISINNLAGVPSIVFGVFGLGLFCYVIGATIDQVFFRAALSEGTPTYGTGGIMWASLTLALLTLPVVIVATEEALSAVPNSMREGSYACGASKWQTIRRIVLPRAMPGILTGMILAMARGAGEVAPLLLVGVKDLSASLPVDGVFPFVHPERSFMHLAYQIYIVGFKSPNSELAKPMVFTTTLLLIGMVALLSISAVYLRSKLRKRFMLTQF, from the coding sequence ATGAGCTTTAAAGCCATTACCCTTCAACCGGCCGCCCACAACTTAACCAGTCAAATGAGCGACAAGGTTCAAGAAAACGCAATTCCCACGCACGTTGCTGGCAAGATACAGCGCGTCGCTGTGACGGGCTCAACTCCGACGGCTGGATTGAATGAAACCATGGCGGGTGGGCGACAGCAGCAAGCACGCACTTCCAAGCATCGCGTGTGGTCGGCCCACACAACGCTTTTAGCTCATGGGGCACCCTTTGTCTGGCTAACCGGCGGAGCATTGGCGACCGCTTTAGCAATGATCATTGGACTCTTGGTTCTTATCGCATATCAAGGCTTGCAAACATTCTGGCCGCTGCCATTGGTGCAATTTGAAGTCAGCGACAATATCAGCTTGGGCTCCGACATTTTATTAGGCGAAATCAGTCGCTGCGAGAGCTTCAAACCCGAACCGTCATTTCTCGATGATCTTCAGCAGCGCGCTCCTGTACTGTTCGCCAGAGCTCAGGCCGAGATGAATGCACATTCCGGCTTGCTCCGCCGACAATTGATTTGGACAGGACGCACCAGCGCTGTTGATTTCGCTGGCAGCCGTGCCGTGTGGGTGAACGAATTCTCCATTCAATCGAAATCGTACCCCGAGCAGGCCACCGTGGTGGAACGTTTTGACGGCGGCCGCAGCTACGGTACACTAACCGATTTGTTGGTCGACGGTAAATCCATCGCCAGCGGTGCTGATGAGGTGTGGCGCAAATATAATGCACTTCACGGCGATGTGGTCGGCCGCGGGCGGCAGATTACCGCGCTGGATCGATACGACCGAGGCGCTATTGACCGTCTGGAGCGAGCCACACGATTGGCATTGATCGGCGCACAACTAAATTTACAGGACCAGCGACGAGACCATCCAAATGATAGTGCTGCCATCGAGCATTCCTCGGCATCGGTTGCAGCCAAGCAAGCAGCCTATGACAATGTCGAAAGTCAAGCTGCATCTGACAAAGCCATAATCGCCCAAAAAATTAAAGTATTACAAGCCGAAAATAACCGCTATGTGATTCGGATTGTCACCGCAGACGACCAGGCTCTGGAACTGCCACTAGCTGCTATTGTGCGCGCTTACCCTGCCAACCGGCTATCGCTTTTCGGAAAATTGGGGATTTATGCCTCGCGCTGGTGGGAGTTTTTGAGTGCGGACCCGCGCGAGTCAAATACGGAAGGCGGTGTTTTTCCAGCGATCTGGGGTACTGTGGCCATGACGCTCATCATGTCGATGTTAGTGGTACCTTTCGGGGTGCTTGCGGCGTTATACCTTCGCGAGTATGCAAAGGCCGGCGCGATTGTGAACGCCATCCGAATATCGATTAATAACCTAGCAGGTGTGCCCAGCATCGTATTTGGCGTGTTCGGCCTAGGTTTGTTTTGCTATGTAATTGGTGCAACAATCGATCAAGTGTTCTTTCGGGCCGCTTTGTCCGAAGGCACACCGACTTATGGGACGGGCGGAATTATGTGGGCGTCACTGACGCTGGCTCTCCTCACATTACCCGTCGTAATTGTCGCAACCGAAGAAGCATTATCGGCAGTACCCAATTCAATGCGAGAAGGCTCCTACGCTTGCGGAGCCAGCAAGTGGCAAACCATCCGCCGCATTGTGCTTCCCCGTGCAATGCCTGGCATATTGACTGGTATGATTTTGGCGATGGCCCGTGGCGCCGGCGAAGTCGCTCCGCTGCTTCTTGTTGGCGTGAAGGATTTGTCGGCTTCGTTGCCCGTCGACGGCGTGTTTCCATTTGTGCATCCTGAGCGAAGCTTTATGCATTTGGCTTATCAAATCTACATCGTCGGCTTCAAAAGCCCCAACTCCGAACTCGCTAAACCAATGGTTTTTACAACTACTTTATTGTTGATTGGGATGGTCGCATTGCTTAGCATCAGTGCGGTATACTTACGTTCTAAGTTGCGAAAACGGTTTATGCTTACGCAATTTTGA
- the lhgO gene encoding L-2-hydroxyglutarate oxidase, which yields MQTSDVLIVGGGIVGLATAYHLTREFPNRRVTVLEKELELAQHQTGHNSGVLHSGIYYRPGTLRALNCRAGKAAMEQFCTAEGIPFEICGKVIVALDESELPALNRIFERGQANGVLCEMIGRAQLTELEPHTAGIKAIHVPEAGIVDYSAVCQRLAERIHEAGGQIVCGARVKAMHTTHDGVTVESTAGDFPAAWVVTCAGLQSDRVAKLSGQQVDPKIIPFRGEYFELKPAAHFLCRNLIYPVPDPNFPFLGVHFTRMIQGGVECGPNAVLAFAREGYRKRDISLRDLAETLTYSGFLKMAAKYWRTGLGEMWRSFSKRAFVRALQRLVPAIQMEYLEAAPSGVRAQAVAPDGAMLDDFLILDTQRVVNVCNAPSPAATASLNIGRLIVEKLAARWR from the coding sequence ATGCAGACCTCCGACGTACTGATTGTGGGCGGCGGCATTGTGGGGTTGGCGACGGCGTATCATTTGACCCGCGAATTTCCTAATCGCCGGGTTACGGTGCTGGAGAAAGAGCTTGAATTGGCACAGCACCAAACGGGACACAATTCGGGCGTACTGCACTCGGGAATTTATTATCGGCCGGGCACGTTGCGGGCACTTAATTGCCGCGCGGGCAAAGCCGCGATGGAGCAATTTTGCACCGCGGAGGGAATCCCCTTTGAGATTTGCGGCAAGGTGATTGTGGCGCTCGACGAGAGTGAATTGCCGGCGCTCAATCGAATTTTTGAGCGCGGCCAAGCCAACGGCGTGCTGTGCGAAATGATCGGTCGCGCGCAATTGACAGAATTGGAGCCGCATACCGCCGGCATCAAAGCCATTCACGTGCCGGAAGCGGGCATTGTGGATTACTCGGCGGTGTGTCAACGGTTGGCGGAGCGAATCCACGAAGCGGGTGGCCAAATTGTGTGCGGTGCCCGGGTGAAGGCCATGCACACCACCCATGACGGCGTGACTGTGGAAAGCACCGCCGGTGATTTTCCAGCCGCCTGGGTCGTGACGTGCGCAGGATTGCAATCTGACCGTGTGGCCAAACTCAGCGGGCAACAGGTCGATCCAAAAATCATTCCCTTTCGGGGCGAATATTTTGAGTTGAAGCCGGCAGCGCACTTTCTTTGCCGCAATTTAATTTATCCGGTGCCTGATCCAAATTTTCCGTTTTTGGGAGTGCATTTCACGCGGATGATTCAGGGCGGCGTAGAGTGTGGGCCGAACGCCGTGTTGGCCTTTGCCCGAGAAGGTTACCGCAAACGAGATATCTCGCTGCGCGACTTGGCCGAAACGCTCACGTATTCTGGGTTTTTGAAAATGGCGGCGAAATACTGGCGAACCGGCTTGGGCGAGATGTGGCGGAGCTTCAGCAAGCGTGCGTTTGTGCGGGCGCTGCAGCGATTGGTGCCGGCAATTCAAATGGAATATTTAGAGGCGGCGCCCAGCGGAGTGCGTGCCCAGGCGGTGGCTCCCGACGGCGCCATGTTGGACGATTTTTTAATTTTGGATACCCAGCGCGTGGTGAATGTATGCAATGCGCCATCGCCGGCGGCCACCGCCTCGCTGAACATCGGCCGGCTGATTGTCGAGAAGTTGGCGGCGCGCTGGAGATAA
- the pstB gene encoding phosphate ABC transporter ATP-binding protein PstB, whose protein sequence is MSALSSSAALSGPNPLAGRESAHEPPTIAEESTFPHLPRSIPSSLAAGRLAAIAQGATVPTETHPAVANEEPVLEVNGFNLWYGDKHALHGINMAIPRNKVTALVGPSGCGKSTLLRSVNRLNDLLTHVRIEGDMLLNGDSIYHTAVDVIELRKRMGMVFQKPNPFPMSIYENVVYSLRIDGERDRGLLDEVCERSLRGAALWDEVHKDLHESALKLSGGQQQRLCIARAIAAEPEVLLLDEPCSALDPIATGKIEDLIQELRGSYSVLIVTHNMQQASRTSDFTAFMYLGRLLEYGPTRDIFTKPILKETEDYVTGRFG, encoded by the coding sequence ATGTCGGCATTAAGTTCAAGTGCAGCATTGTCCGGTCCGAATCCGCTGGCAGGCAGGGAATCGGCGCATGAGCCGCCTACGATTGCGGAGGAATCGACGTTTCCACATCTACCGCGGTCGATTCCTTCATCATTAGCGGCAGGGCGGTTAGCAGCCATCGCGCAGGGCGCAACGGTTCCCACCGAAACACACCCAGCAGTGGCCAACGAAGAGCCCGTATTGGAAGTCAATGGCTTCAACCTATGGTACGGAGACAAGCACGCCTTGCACGGCATCAATATGGCCATCCCTCGCAATAAAGTAACGGCGCTGGTAGGGCCATCGGGCTGTGGCAAATCGACATTGTTGCGAAGTGTAAATCGGTTGAACGACTTACTTACACACGTTCGCATTGAAGGCGACATGCTGCTTAACGGCGATTCTATTTATCATACTGCAGTCGATGTGATCGAGCTTCGCAAACGGATGGGAATGGTTTTCCAAAAACCGAATCCGTTCCCAATGAGCATTTACGAGAACGTGGTGTATTCACTTCGGATTGATGGCGAGCGCGATCGTGGTCTGTTGGACGAAGTGTGCGAGCGCAGCCTGCGTGGCGCTGCGCTCTGGGACGAAGTACACAAAGATCTGCACGAAAGCGCACTAAAGCTCTCCGGCGGACAACAGCAACGTCTTTGCATCGCCAGGGCCATCGCCGCCGAGCCTGAAGTGCTATTGCTCGATGAACCATGCTCTGCTTTGGATCCTATCGCCACTGGAAAAATTGAAGACCTGATTCAAGAATTACGCGGTTCCTATTCCGTGTTAATCGTAACACACAACATGCAACAGGCATCACGTACTAGCGACTTCACCGCCTTCATGTATCTTGGGCGTCTATTGGAATACGGCCCAACACGAGATATTTTCACAAAACCCATTCTAAAAGAAACCGAAGATTATGTGACTGGAAGATTCGGATAA
- a CDS encoding PhoU domain-containing protein, with the protein MTKHIQRQTEVLKQKILYVGTLVEEAIAKAIAALINRDAVLAKKVIDADNDIDRMEVDVEEECLKILALYQPVATDLRFVVAVLKINNDLERMGDLAQNIAKRVVYLSKADPMDLPIDFRSMAAK; encoded by the coding sequence ATGACGAAGCATATTCAGCGACAAACCGAAGTACTCAAGCAAAAAATCCTCTATGTCGGCACATTGGTGGAGGAGGCAATTGCCAAGGCGATTGCCGCGCTGATCAATCGTGATGCCGTCTTGGCTAAAAAAGTAATCGATGCGGACAACGATATAGACCGCATGGAAGTAGACGTAGAAGAAGAGTGCCTTAAGATCCTGGCGTTGTATCAGCCAGTTGCTACGGACTTAAGATTTGTTGTGGCAGTGCTAAAGATTAATAACGACCTAGAACGCATGGGTGACTTGGCACAGAACATAGCCAAGCGGGTCGTGTACCTTTCGAAGGCGGATCCCATGGATTTGCCCATCGATTTCCGCAGCATGGCAGCCAAA